In Odontesthes bonariensis isolate fOdoBon6 chromosome 9, fOdoBon6.hap1, whole genome shotgun sequence, the following proteins share a genomic window:
- the fndc3a gene encoding fibronectin type-III domain-containing protein 3A isoform X2: MADRTPPLESGQLLSPELPILASPPPPPMVNGEGPQQVILVQVNPGEAFTIRREDGQFQCITGPAQVPMMSPNGSVPPIYVPPGYVSQIIEENGVRRVLVLPQQPDFHPGGHSPLHHPPPPPHAHMPAFIPHHAMMPHPPHLFTGMAGGVGDLSSQYIPQYHPAHIFSEQVSTDSHSQHGRPSFVHRDDRTNKTHERLQKKLKERQGGGGGGQVKDSPPSSPQKSCSSPPAVDIHNGISGKVLDAEHRHAVACPDRQTGKGKNGESKELDKEAQALLALLSTISKPTVSDIQARGAVVSWSAPTKPENENGSIEDDCSPTEPLSFEVSVSVSGKDGKYQSMYCGEELNATLGDLRPTTDYHVRVQAMSNCLLGSPSEAVSFTTLSCEPDPPNPPRKASGTKNTLVLQWKAPCDNGSKIQNYILQWDEGKGTGIYEQCYYGPQKQYRVTKLTPASRYSFRLAAKNDMGVSEFSEVVDLFTSCSVPLPPFPPELEMAGVTWLCVKWQRPSSSPKEDDIYYILEMEEEGSGYGFQPSYDGDELSCTVRNLHRSTKYKFRVAAYNSEGKSNPSQVVEFITKPDRPTCPCRPVIRGRVLPNSFRMAWEPPKEGGGAEVTKYVVELSEGLSGLSWGLVYSGPALEHVCEGLKPGCSYQTRVYCLSEGGQSPLSETLQVQTPAVPPGPCQPPRVVGKPKAREVQLRWGPPQVDGGNSVSCYSVEVSGPQSEESREVYQGPELDCSVGGLMPGKTYSFRLKAANKAGFGPLSERCDVTTGPGAPEQCKAPSTTCKSPSCVVVSWEAPPCNGAPVTEYRLEWGAAEGSMQVCYSGAGLSHETKGLLPATNYFCRVQAVNVAGVGPFSEAVLCQTPCSAPAAVSNIYVLKESELQRYKTLADADDDDEEEDGGSAPPPVFSPSTCLGICWDPPCDHGSEITSYLIDLGEKQPIVVGPVTKHIIQHLQPDSSYRLRIQAQNSLGTGPFSHTFKLKTKPLPPQPPRLECTAFSHQTLRLKWGDGPTKAATSDALQYQLQMGDKNGRFLSLYKGPCHTHKVQRLNESTSYTFRIQAFNEAGEGPFSNVYTFTTPRSPPAPLKAPKVERLDDNSCEVTWEALLPMKGDPVTYTLQSMMGNSEFKQAYKGSATSFHMQNLQPNSDYRFRVCAVRQCQDATELSGPYSPTVTLSPQRNDVVSGGSAAGSGSRTGTESNRTRQSLTDEQCAFLLLMVFAVIAILIAFVIQYFVIK, from the exons ATGGCAGACCGCACGCCACCTCTGGAGTCTGGCCAGCTTCTCAGCCCTGAACTCCCAATCCTGGCCTCACCACCACCCCCACCAATGGTCAACGGGGAAGGCCCTCAGCAG GTAATCCTGGTGCAGGTTAACCCAGGTGAGGCCTTCACTATTCGACGAGAGGATGGTCAGTTTCAGTGTATCACAG GTCCTGCTCAGGTTCCCATGATGTCTCCAAATGGTTCAGTGCCTCCCATTTATGTGCCTCCTGGATATGTTTCACAG ATCATAGAAGAGAATGGAGTGCGGCGGGTTCTGGTTTTACCTCAACAACCAGATTTCCACCCAGGGGGGCATTCCCCTCTCCACcatcctccacctccaccccaTGCACACATGCCTGCCTTCATCCCACACCATGCCATGATGCCCCACCCACCTCACCTGTTTACAGGCATGGCAGGGGGTGTGGGCGACTTGAGCTCCCAGTACATCCCTCAGTACCATCCAGCTCATATCTTCTCAGAGCAGG TCTCTACAGATTCTCACTCGCAACATGGACGCCCATCGTTTGTTCACAGAGACGATAGAACTAACAAAACACACGAACGTCTTCAGAAGAAGCTGAAAGAGCGTcagggaggtggaggaggagggcaGGTGAAGGATAGCCCTCCGTCGTCACCTCAGAAGTCCTGCAGCAGTCCCCCAGCTGTGGACATCCACAACGGCATTAGTGGGAAAGTGCTCGATGCAGAGCATAGACATGCTGTAGCCTGTCCGGACAGGCAGACTGGCAAGGGGAAAAATGGAGAGTCGAAAG AGCTAGACAAAGAAGCTCAGGCCCTGCTCGCACTTTTGAGTACCATCAGTAAACCAACG GTGTCAGACATCCAGGCCAGAGGAGCAGTAGTCAGCTGGAGTGCTCCCACCAAACCAGAGAACGAGAATGGCAGCATTGAGGATGACTGTAGCCCCACAGAGCCCCTCAGCTTTGAGGTCTCTGTCTCAGTTAGCGGCAAAGATGGGAAATACCAGAGCATGTACTG CGGGGAAGAATTAAATGCAACTTTGGGGGACCTTCGACCAACAACGGACTATCATGTCAG GGTCCAGGCAATGAGTAACTGTTTACTGGGAAGCCCATCAGAGGCTGTGAGCTTCACCACTTTAAGCTGTGAACCAGATCCTCCCAATCCTCCCAGGAAGGCCAGCGGGACCAAGAACACACTTGTACTCCAGtggaag GCTCCATGTGACAACGGCTCCAAAATTCAAAACTACATTCTGCAATGGGATGAG GGGAAGGGCACAGGTATTTATGAGCAGTGCTACTATGGACCTCAGAAGCAGTACAGAGTGACCAAGCTTACTCCAGCCTCAAGATACTCCTTCCGCCTTGCAGCAAAAAACGACATGGGTGTAAG CGAGTTCAGTGAAGTGGTGGACCTGTTCACCTCATGCAGTGTGCCATTGCCACCCTTCCCTCCAGAGCTGGAGATGGCAGGTGTGACCTGGCTGTGTGTGAAGTGGCAGAGGCCCAGTAGCTCTCCCAAAGAGGATGACATCTACTATATTTTGGAGATGGAGGAAGAAGGTTCG GGGTATGGCTTCCAGCCAAGCTACGACGGTGATGAACTCTCCTGCACTGTGAGGAATCTCCACAGGAGCACCAAGTACAAGTTTAGG GTGGCAGCATACAACTCAGAAGGGAAGAGTAACCCCAGTCAGGTGGTTGAGTTTATCACAAAGCCAGACAGGCCCACCTGTCCCTGCAGACCTGTCATCAGAGGAAGAGTCCTGCCCAACAGCTTCAGAATGGCCTGGG AGCCGCCTAAAGAGGGTGGCGGCGCAGAAGTCACAAAGTATGTTGTGGAACTGTCTGAGGGGTTAAGTG GTTTGTCATGGGGGCTGGTGTACTCTGGGCCGGCTCTGGAACATGTCTGTGAgggtttaaagcctggctgctcctaCCAAACACGAGTTTACTGCCTGAGCGAGGGGGGGCAAAGCCCG CTGTCAGAGACCCTGCAGGTCCAGACTCCTGCAGTGCCTCCAGGGCCCTGCCAGCCCCCACGAGTGGTGGGCAAGCCCAAAGCCAGGGAGGTGCAACTGCGCTGGG GTCCCCCCCAGGTAGACGGTGGAAACTCAGTGTCCTGCTACAGTGTAGAAGTGAGTGGGCCGCAGTCTGAGGAGAGCAGGGAGGTTTACCAAGGTCCAGAGCTGGACTGCTCTGTGGGAGGATTAATGCCCGGCAAAACCTACAGCTTCCGGCTCAAGGCAGCAAACAAAGCTGGG TTTGGGCCTCTTTCGGAGCGCTGTGATGTTACGACTGGCCCCGGAGCCCCTGAGCAGTGCAAGGCCCCTTCAACCACATGCAAGTCCCCCAGCTGTGTTGTTGTGAGCTGGGAG GCACCTCCGTGCAACGGAGCTCCGGTGACAGAATATCGTCTTGAGTGGGGAGCAGCAGAGGGCAGCATGCAGGTGTGCTACAGCGGAGCAGGACTCAGCCATGAAACCAAGGGGCTCCTGCCAGCTACCAACTACTTCTGCCGGGTGCAG GCTGTCAACGTGGCCGGCGTGGGGCCCTTCAGCGAGGCGGTGCTGTGCCAGACGCCGTGCTCTGCGCCCGCAGCTGTCAGCAACATCTACGTGCTGAAAGAGTCCGAGCTGCAAAGGTACAAGACTCTGGCTGATGCAGATGATGACGATGAGGAAGAGGATGGTGGTTCGGCGCCGCCACCTGTCTTCTCTCCATCCACATGCCTGGGTATTTGCTGGGATCCTCCATGTGATCACGGCTCTGAGATCACTTCCTACCTGATCGACCTTGGAGAGAAACAGCCCATTGTTGTTGGCCCCGTCACCAAACACATCATCCAGCATCTGCAGCCTGACTCCAGCTACAG GCTCCGGATTCAAGCCCAGAATAGCCTGGGAACAGGACCCTTTAGTCACACCTTTAAGCTGAAGACAAAGCCCCTTCCCCCACAGCCTCCCCGCCTGGAGTGCACCGCCTTCAGCCACCAGACCCTCAGGCTCAAGTGGGGCGATGGCCCGACCAAAGCTGCCACCTCAGATGCCCTCCAGTATCAGCTGCAGATGGGAGACAAGAACGGCAG ATTTCTCTCCTTGTATAAAGGACCAtgccacacacacaaagtcCAGAGGCTTAATGAGTCTACCTCTTACACGTTCCGCATCCAGGCCTTTAACGAGGCGGGCGAAGGGCCCTTCTCCAATGTTTACACATTCACCACCCCACGCTCTCCTCCAGCCCCTCTGAAAG CCCCTAAAGTGGAGCGTCTTGACGACAACTCCTGCGAAGTCACATGGGAGGCCCTACTGCCCATGAAGGGGGACCCAGTCACCTACACCTTGCAGAGCATGATGGGGAATTCAGAGTTTAAACAG
- the fndc3a gene encoding fibronectin type-III domain-containing protein 3A isoform X3 — protein sequence MRATVILVQVNPGEAFTIRREDGQFQCITGPAQVPMMSPNGSVPPIYVPPGYVSQIIEENGVRRVLVLPQQPDFHPGGHSPLHHPPPPPHAHMPAFIPHHAMMPHPPHLFTGMAGGVGDLSSQYIPQYHPAHIFSEQVSTDSHSQHGRPSFVHRDDRTNKTHERLQKKLKERQGGGGGGQVKDSPPSSPQKSCSSPPAVDIHNGISGKVLDAEHRHAVACPDRQTGKGKNGESKELDKEAQALLALLSTISKPTVSDIQARGAVVSWSAPTKPENENGSIEDDCSPTEPLSFEVSVSVSGKDGKYQSMYCGEELNATLGDLRPTTDYHVRVQAMSNCLLGSPSEAVSFTTLSCEPDPPNPPRKASGTKNTLVLQWKAPCDNGSKIQNYILQWDEGKGTGIYEQCYYGPQKQYRVTKLTPASRYSFRLAAKNDMGVSEFSEVVDLFTSCSVPLPPFPPELEMAGVTWLCVKWQRPSSSPKEDDIYYILEMEEEGSGYGFQPSYDGDELSCTVRNLHRSTKYKFRVAAYNSEGKSNPSQVVEFITKPDRPTCPCRPVIRGRVLPNSFRMAWEPPKEGGGAEVTKYVVELSEGLSGLSWGLVYSGPALEHVCEGLKPGCSYQTRVYCLSEGGQSPLSETLQVQTPAVPPGPCQPPRVVGKPKAREVQLRWGPPQVDGGNSVSCYSVEVSGPQSEESREVYQGPELDCSVGGLMPGKTYSFRLKAANKAGFGPLSERCDVTTGPGAPEQCKAPSTTCKSPSCVVVSWEAPPCNGAPVTEYRLEWGAAEGSMQVCYSGAGLSHETKGLLPATNYFCRVQAVNVAGVGPFSEAVLCQTPCSAPAAVSNIYVLKESELQRYKTLADADDDDEEEDGGSAPPPVFSPSTCLGICWDPPCDHGSEITSYLIDLGEKQPIVVGPVTKHIIQHLQPDSSYRLRIQAQNSLGTGPFSHTFKLKTKPLPPQPPRLECTAFSHQTLRLKWGDGPTKAATSDALQYQLQMGDKNGRFLSLYKGPCHTHKVQRLNESTSYTFRIQAFNEAGEGPFSNVYTFTTPRSPPAPLKAPKVERLDDNSCEVTWEALLPMKGDPVTYTLQSMMGNSEFKQAYKGSATSFHMQNLQPNSDYRFRVCAVRQCQDATELSGPYSPTVTLSPQRNDVVSGGSAAGSGSRTGTESNRTRQSLTDEQCAFLLLMVFAVIAILIAFVIQYFVIK from the exons ATGCGGGCAACA GTAATCCTGGTGCAGGTTAACCCAGGTGAGGCCTTCACTATTCGACGAGAGGATGGTCAGTTTCAGTGTATCACAG GTCCTGCTCAGGTTCCCATGATGTCTCCAAATGGTTCAGTGCCTCCCATTTATGTGCCTCCTGGATATGTTTCACAG ATCATAGAAGAGAATGGAGTGCGGCGGGTTCTGGTTTTACCTCAACAACCAGATTTCCACCCAGGGGGGCATTCCCCTCTCCACcatcctccacctccaccccaTGCACACATGCCTGCCTTCATCCCACACCATGCCATGATGCCCCACCCACCTCACCTGTTTACAGGCATGGCAGGGGGTGTGGGCGACTTGAGCTCCCAGTACATCCCTCAGTACCATCCAGCTCATATCTTCTCAGAGCAGG TCTCTACAGATTCTCACTCGCAACATGGACGCCCATCGTTTGTTCACAGAGACGATAGAACTAACAAAACACACGAACGTCTTCAGAAGAAGCTGAAAGAGCGTcagggaggtggaggaggagggcaGGTGAAGGATAGCCCTCCGTCGTCACCTCAGAAGTCCTGCAGCAGTCCCCCAGCTGTGGACATCCACAACGGCATTAGTGGGAAAGTGCTCGATGCAGAGCATAGACATGCTGTAGCCTGTCCGGACAGGCAGACTGGCAAGGGGAAAAATGGAGAGTCGAAAG AGCTAGACAAAGAAGCTCAGGCCCTGCTCGCACTTTTGAGTACCATCAGTAAACCAACG GTGTCAGACATCCAGGCCAGAGGAGCAGTAGTCAGCTGGAGTGCTCCCACCAAACCAGAGAACGAGAATGGCAGCATTGAGGATGACTGTAGCCCCACAGAGCCCCTCAGCTTTGAGGTCTCTGTCTCAGTTAGCGGCAAAGATGGGAAATACCAGAGCATGTACTG CGGGGAAGAATTAAATGCAACTTTGGGGGACCTTCGACCAACAACGGACTATCATGTCAG GGTCCAGGCAATGAGTAACTGTTTACTGGGAAGCCCATCAGAGGCTGTGAGCTTCACCACTTTAAGCTGTGAACCAGATCCTCCCAATCCTCCCAGGAAGGCCAGCGGGACCAAGAACACACTTGTACTCCAGtggaag GCTCCATGTGACAACGGCTCCAAAATTCAAAACTACATTCTGCAATGGGATGAG GGGAAGGGCACAGGTATTTATGAGCAGTGCTACTATGGACCTCAGAAGCAGTACAGAGTGACCAAGCTTACTCCAGCCTCAAGATACTCCTTCCGCCTTGCAGCAAAAAACGACATGGGTGTAAG CGAGTTCAGTGAAGTGGTGGACCTGTTCACCTCATGCAGTGTGCCATTGCCACCCTTCCCTCCAGAGCTGGAGATGGCAGGTGTGACCTGGCTGTGTGTGAAGTGGCAGAGGCCCAGTAGCTCTCCCAAAGAGGATGACATCTACTATATTTTGGAGATGGAGGAAGAAGGTTCG GGGTATGGCTTCCAGCCAAGCTACGACGGTGATGAACTCTCCTGCACTGTGAGGAATCTCCACAGGAGCACCAAGTACAAGTTTAGG GTGGCAGCATACAACTCAGAAGGGAAGAGTAACCCCAGTCAGGTGGTTGAGTTTATCACAAAGCCAGACAGGCCCACCTGTCCCTGCAGACCTGTCATCAGAGGAAGAGTCCTGCCCAACAGCTTCAGAATGGCCTGGG AGCCGCCTAAAGAGGGTGGCGGCGCAGAAGTCACAAAGTATGTTGTGGAACTGTCTGAGGGGTTAAGTG GTTTGTCATGGGGGCTGGTGTACTCTGGGCCGGCTCTGGAACATGTCTGTGAgggtttaaagcctggctgctcctaCCAAACACGAGTTTACTGCCTGAGCGAGGGGGGGCAAAGCCCG CTGTCAGAGACCCTGCAGGTCCAGACTCCTGCAGTGCCTCCAGGGCCCTGCCAGCCCCCACGAGTGGTGGGCAAGCCCAAAGCCAGGGAGGTGCAACTGCGCTGGG GTCCCCCCCAGGTAGACGGTGGAAACTCAGTGTCCTGCTACAGTGTAGAAGTGAGTGGGCCGCAGTCTGAGGAGAGCAGGGAGGTTTACCAAGGTCCAGAGCTGGACTGCTCTGTGGGAGGATTAATGCCCGGCAAAACCTACAGCTTCCGGCTCAAGGCAGCAAACAAAGCTGGG TTTGGGCCTCTTTCGGAGCGCTGTGATGTTACGACTGGCCCCGGAGCCCCTGAGCAGTGCAAGGCCCCTTCAACCACATGCAAGTCCCCCAGCTGTGTTGTTGTGAGCTGGGAG GCACCTCCGTGCAACGGAGCTCCGGTGACAGAATATCGTCTTGAGTGGGGAGCAGCAGAGGGCAGCATGCAGGTGTGCTACAGCGGAGCAGGACTCAGCCATGAAACCAAGGGGCTCCTGCCAGCTACCAACTACTTCTGCCGGGTGCAG GCTGTCAACGTGGCCGGCGTGGGGCCCTTCAGCGAGGCGGTGCTGTGCCAGACGCCGTGCTCTGCGCCCGCAGCTGTCAGCAACATCTACGTGCTGAAAGAGTCCGAGCTGCAAAGGTACAAGACTCTGGCTGATGCAGATGATGACGATGAGGAAGAGGATGGTGGTTCGGCGCCGCCACCTGTCTTCTCTCCATCCACATGCCTGGGTATTTGCTGGGATCCTCCATGTGATCACGGCTCTGAGATCACTTCCTACCTGATCGACCTTGGAGAGAAACAGCCCATTGTTGTTGGCCCCGTCACCAAACACATCATCCAGCATCTGCAGCCTGACTCCAGCTACAG GCTCCGGATTCAAGCCCAGAATAGCCTGGGAACAGGACCCTTTAGTCACACCTTTAAGCTGAAGACAAAGCCCCTTCCCCCACAGCCTCCCCGCCTGGAGTGCACCGCCTTCAGCCACCAGACCCTCAGGCTCAAGTGGGGCGATGGCCCGACCAAAGCTGCCACCTCAGATGCCCTCCAGTATCAGCTGCAGATGGGAGACAAGAACGGCAG ATTTCTCTCCTTGTATAAAGGACCAtgccacacacacaaagtcCAGAGGCTTAATGAGTCTACCTCTTACACGTTCCGCATCCAGGCCTTTAACGAGGCGGGCGAAGGGCCCTTCTCCAATGTTTACACATTCACCACCCCACGCTCTCCTCCAGCCCCTCTGAAAG CCCCTAAAGTGGAGCGTCTTGACGACAACTCCTGCGAAGTCACATGGGAGGCCCTACTGCCCATGAAGGGGGACCCAGTCACCTACACCTTGCAGAGCATGATGGGGAATTCAGAGTTTAAACAG
- the fndc3a gene encoding fibronectin type-III domain-containing protein 3A isoform X1, producing the protein MGAVSEMEVLMISVFEDSHSHSSLAEECRFYDSDFHKSEVILVQVNPGEAFTIRREDGQFQCITGPAQVPMMSPNGSVPPIYVPPGYVSQIIEENGVRRVLVLPQQPDFHPGGHSPLHHPPPPPHAHMPAFIPHHAMMPHPPHLFTGMAGGVGDLSSQYIPQYHPAHIFSEQVSTDSHSQHGRPSFVHRDDRTNKTHERLQKKLKERQGGGGGGQVKDSPPSSPQKSCSSPPAVDIHNGISGKVLDAEHRHAVACPDRQTGKGKNGESKELDKEAQALLALLSTISKPTVSDIQARGAVVSWSAPTKPENENGSIEDDCSPTEPLSFEVSVSVSGKDGKYQSMYCGEELNATLGDLRPTTDYHVRVQAMSNCLLGSPSEAVSFTTLSCEPDPPNPPRKASGTKNTLVLQWKAPCDNGSKIQNYILQWDEGKGTGIYEQCYYGPQKQYRVTKLTPASRYSFRLAAKNDMGVSEFSEVVDLFTSCSVPLPPFPPELEMAGVTWLCVKWQRPSSSPKEDDIYYILEMEEEGSGYGFQPSYDGDELSCTVRNLHRSTKYKFRVAAYNSEGKSNPSQVVEFITKPDRPTCPCRPVIRGRVLPNSFRMAWEPPKEGGGAEVTKYVVELSEGLSGLSWGLVYSGPALEHVCEGLKPGCSYQTRVYCLSEGGQSPLSETLQVQTPAVPPGPCQPPRVVGKPKAREVQLRWGPPQVDGGNSVSCYSVEVSGPQSEESREVYQGPELDCSVGGLMPGKTYSFRLKAANKAGFGPLSERCDVTTGPGAPEQCKAPSTTCKSPSCVVVSWEAPPCNGAPVTEYRLEWGAAEGSMQVCYSGAGLSHETKGLLPATNYFCRVQAVNVAGVGPFSEAVLCQTPCSAPAAVSNIYVLKESELQRYKTLADADDDDEEEDGGSAPPPVFSPSTCLGICWDPPCDHGSEITSYLIDLGEKQPIVVGPVTKHIIQHLQPDSSYRLRIQAQNSLGTGPFSHTFKLKTKPLPPQPPRLECTAFSHQTLRLKWGDGPTKAATSDALQYQLQMGDKNGRFLSLYKGPCHTHKVQRLNESTSYTFRIQAFNEAGEGPFSNVYTFTTPRSPPAPLKAPKVERLDDNSCEVTWEALLPMKGDPVTYTLQSMMGNSEFKQAYKGSATSFHMQNLQPNSDYRFRVCAVRQCQDATELSGPYSPTVTLSPQRNDVVSGGSAAGSGSRTGTESNRTRQSLTDEQCAFLLLMVFAVIAILIAFVIQYFVIK; encoded by the exons ATGGGAGCAGTGTCAGAGATGGAGGTGCTGATGATTTCAGTGTTTGAagacagccatagccacagctCTCTGGCAGAGGAGTGTAGATTCTATGACAGCGACTTCCACAAGAGTGAG GTAATCCTGGTGCAGGTTAACCCAGGTGAGGCCTTCACTATTCGACGAGAGGATGGTCAGTTTCAGTGTATCACAG GTCCTGCTCAGGTTCCCATGATGTCTCCAAATGGTTCAGTGCCTCCCATTTATGTGCCTCCTGGATATGTTTCACAG ATCATAGAAGAGAATGGAGTGCGGCGGGTTCTGGTTTTACCTCAACAACCAGATTTCCACCCAGGGGGGCATTCCCCTCTCCACcatcctccacctccaccccaTGCACACATGCCTGCCTTCATCCCACACCATGCCATGATGCCCCACCCACCTCACCTGTTTACAGGCATGGCAGGGGGTGTGGGCGACTTGAGCTCCCAGTACATCCCTCAGTACCATCCAGCTCATATCTTCTCAGAGCAGG TCTCTACAGATTCTCACTCGCAACATGGACGCCCATCGTTTGTTCACAGAGACGATAGAACTAACAAAACACACGAACGTCTTCAGAAGAAGCTGAAAGAGCGTcagggaggtggaggaggagggcaGGTGAAGGATAGCCCTCCGTCGTCACCTCAGAAGTCCTGCAGCAGTCCCCCAGCTGTGGACATCCACAACGGCATTAGTGGGAAAGTGCTCGATGCAGAGCATAGACATGCTGTAGCCTGTCCGGACAGGCAGACTGGCAAGGGGAAAAATGGAGAGTCGAAAG AGCTAGACAAAGAAGCTCAGGCCCTGCTCGCACTTTTGAGTACCATCAGTAAACCAACG GTGTCAGACATCCAGGCCAGAGGAGCAGTAGTCAGCTGGAGTGCTCCCACCAAACCAGAGAACGAGAATGGCAGCATTGAGGATGACTGTAGCCCCACAGAGCCCCTCAGCTTTGAGGTCTCTGTCTCAGTTAGCGGCAAAGATGGGAAATACCAGAGCATGTACTG CGGGGAAGAATTAAATGCAACTTTGGGGGACCTTCGACCAACAACGGACTATCATGTCAG GGTCCAGGCAATGAGTAACTGTTTACTGGGAAGCCCATCAGAGGCTGTGAGCTTCACCACTTTAAGCTGTGAACCAGATCCTCCCAATCCTCCCAGGAAGGCCAGCGGGACCAAGAACACACTTGTACTCCAGtggaag GCTCCATGTGACAACGGCTCCAAAATTCAAAACTACATTCTGCAATGGGATGAG GGGAAGGGCACAGGTATTTATGAGCAGTGCTACTATGGACCTCAGAAGCAGTACAGAGTGACCAAGCTTACTCCAGCCTCAAGATACTCCTTCCGCCTTGCAGCAAAAAACGACATGGGTGTAAG CGAGTTCAGTGAAGTGGTGGACCTGTTCACCTCATGCAGTGTGCCATTGCCACCCTTCCCTCCAGAGCTGGAGATGGCAGGTGTGACCTGGCTGTGTGTGAAGTGGCAGAGGCCCAGTAGCTCTCCCAAAGAGGATGACATCTACTATATTTTGGAGATGGAGGAAGAAGGTTCG GGGTATGGCTTCCAGCCAAGCTACGACGGTGATGAACTCTCCTGCACTGTGAGGAATCTCCACAGGAGCACCAAGTACAAGTTTAGG GTGGCAGCATACAACTCAGAAGGGAAGAGTAACCCCAGTCAGGTGGTTGAGTTTATCACAAAGCCAGACAGGCCCACCTGTCCCTGCAGACCTGTCATCAGAGGAAGAGTCCTGCCCAACAGCTTCAGAATGGCCTGGG AGCCGCCTAAAGAGGGTGGCGGCGCAGAAGTCACAAAGTATGTTGTGGAACTGTCTGAGGGGTTAAGTG GTTTGTCATGGGGGCTGGTGTACTCTGGGCCGGCTCTGGAACATGTCTGTGAgggtttaaagcctggctgctcctaCCAAACACGAGTTTACTGCCTGAGCGAGGGGGGGCAAAGCCCG CTGTCAGAGACCCTGCAGGTCCAGACTCCTGCAGTGCCTCCAGGGCCCTGCCAGCCCCCACGAGTGGTGGGCAAGCCCAAAGCCAGGGAGGTGCAACTGCGCTGGG GTCCCCCCCAGGTAGACGGTGGAAACTCAGTGTCCTGCTACAGTGTAGAAGTGAGTGGGCCGCAGTCTGAGGAGAGCAGGGAGGTTTACCAAGGTCCAGAGCTGGACTGCTCTGTGGGAGGATTAATGCCCGGCAAAACCTACAGCTTCCGGCTCAAGGCAGCAAACAAAGCTGGG TTTGGGCCTCTTTCGGAGCGCTGTGATGTTACGACTGGCCCCGGAGCCCCTGAGCAGTGCAAGGCCCCTTCAACCACATGCAAGTCCCCCAGCTGTGTTGTTGTGAGCTGGGAG GCACCTCCGTGCAACGGAGCTCCGGTGACAGAATATCGTCTTGAGTGGGGAGCAGCAGAGGGCAGCATGCAGGTGTGCTACAGCGGAGCAGGACTCAGCCATGAAACCAAGGGGCTCCTGCCAGCTACCAACTACTTCTGCCGGGTGCAG GCTGTCAACGTGGCCGGCGTGGGGCCCTTCAGCGAGGCGGTGCTGTGCCAGACGCCGTGCTCTGCGCCCGCAGCTGTCAGCAACATCTACGTGCTGAAAGAGTCCGAGCTGCAAAGGTACAAGACTCTGGCTGATGCAGATGATGACGATGAGGAAGAGGATGGTGGTTCGGCGCCGCCACCTGTCTTCTCTCCATCCACATGCCTGGGTATTTGCTGGGATCCTCCATGTGATCACGGCTCTGAGATCACTTCCTACCTGATCGACCTTGGAGAGAAACAGCCCATTGTTGTTGGCCCCGTCACCAAACACATCATCCAGCATCTGCAGCCTGACTCCAGCTACAG GCTCCGGATTCAAGCCCAGAATAGCCTGGGAACAGGACCCTTTAGTCACACCTTTAAGCTGAAGACAAAGCCCCTTCCCCCACAGCCTCCCCGCCTGGAGTGCACCGCCTTCAGCCACCAGACCCTCAGGCTCAAGTGGGGCGATGGCCCGACCAAAGCTGCCACCTCAGATGCCCTCCAGTATCAGCTGCAGATGGGAGACAAGAACGGCAG ATTTCTCTCCTTGTATAAAGGACCAtgccacacacacaaagtcCAGAGGCTTAATGAGTCTACCTCTTACACGTTCCGCATCCAGGCCTTTAACGAGGCGGGCGAAGGGCCCTTCTCCAATGTTTACACATTCACCACCCCACGCTCTCCTCCAGCCCCTCTGAAAG CCCCTAAAGTGGAGCGTCTTGACGACAACTCCTGCGAAGTCACATGGGAGGCCCTACTGCCCATGAAGGGGGACCCAGTCACCTACACCTTGCAGAGCATGATGGGGAATTCAGAGTTTAAACAG